The following DNA comes from Triplophysa dalaica isolate WHDGS20190420 chromosome 10, ASM1584641v1, whole genome shotgun sequence.
aACACAATTTGCTTCGaaatgaaattagaattaaaatgaatatcatTAAAATTGTTGATTAAAAAAGCCTGTTCTTCTATATTTTGACTCTTCTTGAGTATTTGTCATCTGtggttttatttctctttcacaGATAATGATCCGTCCCATCACGACGTGACAGTGGGGCAGACATCGCCCCACAATTCACACGCTCATGACCTTCTGCAAAATCATCAAACAATTCTGAAAGAAAGTAACGCCTGTGGACTCTACCACAAAATGAACGGAATAAATCGGCCTCTCATTAAACCACAAAGCGGATTGGTGGGTCACAGCTCAAAATACAACTCACTCATTAAACAATCACTGAATCTGATGATTATTGTTTCATCAATTAAACAGAAAGCTCCAGAAATGATGTTTCACATCAGTCAAGTGGTCATCATTAGCTCATGACATTCACAGTCTGGCTCTAGTAATGTATATATATCAttgaaatacaattttagaCTGCACTTAGAGATTTTTGCTAAATCTGTGTGAATTAGCcttcagaaaaatgtaaaatgctctCTCACTATGTATTAAAGACtcttctaaatgaataaatgtaaaagaatacAATCTTGCAGTTGTGGACACAATGTCCTTCAAGACAACTTGCCCCGTCACTTCtaagttaaaatgtttgtttctttattgtgAGTATGCAGCATTTTGTGAAGAAGTTGTGAAATGAATTAAGAAAGAAAGTGATCTGATGATGTTCTCTGTCGTTCTTCACCAGTCTGCCAAAAGACACAAAGTGGGTTTGTTCTGCACCGACTGTCACTCCACCACAACCCCACAGTGGAGACGCAACTCTGAGCGAAAGCTGGTCTGCAACGCCTGTGGCCTCTACATGAAACTCCatggggtgagagagagagagcgagggagggagagagagagagacagagtgagtgagtgagtgagtgagtgagagacagagagagagagagagagagagtgagtgagagagaaagagagagagagaaagagagagagagagaaagagagagagctgttgGTGTAATCAGCAGAGGGAAACAGATGATAATCATTCTTGATCTTCTCTGCAGGTTCCTCGTCCTCTTTCCTTGAAGAAAGGAGGTTTTTTTAATCGTCAGCGCAAAAAAGATATCAACAAGTCTAACTCTGGTAAGTGCAGAactttctatgatcatgtcacgTCATTCAGGAACATACTGACCGTGTAAACGAGTGTTGAACATGTGAGATACATCGCTCTTgatgacttgtgtgtgttttgaaggaGCGTCCGGCTGTGATGTTGAGACACCCGCTGCTGTGAGCTCCAGTCCAGACTCATTATCTGTCATCTCTCATCACAGTATACACACAGGTCAGAACACATCAGAAACCTTTGCATTGATTCATGGATCAAGTGATTTTATTTGAGGAACTCACGCGTCCGTCTCTTCAGGTGTCTGCTGTGCCCGCATACCTGGGGGATACACATGAAGATGAAATCACTCCTGCTGGACATGACTCTGGTAACCAGTGctaggacctgaggattggagagatatgctcagattttttggttctggttgGATTTAATGATGAATGATGCGTTCTGTCAATAAAAtcttacttttagaatcaacttcaaagtattatttattgtctataaatcacttaatggtctaggacctaaatacatctcagatatgctcattgaatataaaccaaacagacttctcagatcatcaggatcaagtcagttacagataacaagggttcactcaaaacagg
Coding sequences within:
- the LOC130429350 gene encoding transcription factor GATA-4-like, with protein sequence MSANHGHSSYEPGYLSSAATSSVYIATPRVSPMIRTLPYLQTSQQGSPVPCHGAWTQPGADTVAYYNSASGHHQSRVSRFTFSTSPPMTSWIAETRDTTTYPSPLNISSSACEGLKFDNDPSHHDVTVGQTSPHNSHAHDLLQNHQTILKESNACGLYHKMNGINRPLIKPQSGLSAKRHKVGLFCTDCHSTTTPQWRRNSERKLVCNACGLYMKLHGVPRPLSLKKGGFFNRQRKKDINKSNSGASGCDVETPAAVSSSPDSLSVISHHSIHTGVCCARIPGGYT